In the genome of Aedes aegypti strain LVP_AGWG chromosome 2, AaegL5.0 Primary Assembly, whole genome shotgun sequence, the window GTGCCCAGCGGGATGATACTTGCGCCATTAGGGTGAGTTATAATCAACAAACTCAAACGATTTTTCGCCTCAAACATCTCCGGTATTGTCACCGTCAGGAGGATGTTGGTGGCTACAGAATTAACCGAAATGGCCACTGGCAGTTGTTTACGGTGATTCCAAGTTTCGGACCATCGGAGAGCAGGCACCCGAAGTGCCACTTGTTAACGAAATCGTCTTCCCTCTACAGCATACAaaggtaatatttttttctcactaatttgaattaCTCAATGAATTATCCTGTAATTCTCTCATGTTTCAGCCTGAACTTCAGCCCACATCAAAGAAGTACGCATCGTATGACATTATCCATCTCCGAGAACGTCCTTATGCAGGCTCACCCTCAACCATACCGCTCGGAAACAAAAGTGACAAGCCATTGTCGATGCAACCGGCAAAGATTGAGCATGACAATAATTTTTAGGGCCGGAAAATTGTGATAAAGGAATTTAGTGTACGGATGAATGTATATTTCTGCGCTGTTAATTATTAGAATATTTAAAAACATAGAGGATTTTACCTATAAAACAAATATGTGTACACACCTATAGGTGtcaaaatttattatattttgaacaaaatgcgaatatataacaaaaaataaatagtttcaAGGAATAAAACgtaataatttgttatttttttttttttcaaataagccGATGAAACAAGTGATACGTGTGGTATAGATTAACTTCAGGATTCAGTCTTTTAGTGTAGATTTCATTAGTTTCGTAATTGCATGAGCAACTAAATTGactatttgattgaaatttgatttgttcACACGCATTTATTTGTTTCATTGTTTCTTATTAAATGTACTAAGTCGTCAAATATTCTCTTATggctcaacagcaacagcaCAGTATGGTAGAAGGTTAAAATACCATTACGCACCATAAATCTACAATTACACTTACATTATTTACTTTTGTTCTAACTTAATAGTTCAACCGTTCTTGAACTGTTCGCGTTACAGTAAATTCTGCAAAACATGGATAGTATTTCAACAATTTAACAAAttgtaaacgaaaaattttgttcggaaaaatcggcgtttttaaatggttacataacttaaccgcccatTCCCCACATTGTGATTTTACCAATTACCATTTATCATACTGTAAAAACTGTTCGTGGTACGGTACACTTATTGTTATTTTGGATTCAATGgggaattattcaaatattgtcgCGAATGGTTGTGGATGGTTTTGGAAACTGTACGAATATTGTTCATATTTATCCGggttgttttcctgcatttagttgtttgggattgttaacattatagaaaacagactagaaaacccgtgaaaaatgatcgatttcacccgaaattacggtacatacaaaaagcgttacgagggggtgggtgggtgtttgtcaaaattggccattttatgaaataaatgaatgaaccctaaacAACATAcacacttaaggtgaagatgtgtcgaagccaaagttcaaatttccaagagcacggatctggagaaccaaacatccgtttaagctgaaaacttaatcgattggtcactagctggtggtgaccaatcgataaggttttcagctcaaaaggatgtttggttctccagatccgtgctcttaaaaatttgaactttggcttcgattcatcttcaccttaaaccaggtccgtcccactcgggctcagattgggtaccagttctagtactgcatttggtccctcggtagtgtaaaaggtacccaagattgacagatcacagtacacttcgcacggcattctagattaccttatgagccataaaattttgagcaactgcaagggacatggaggtctttaatatGTCTTTGCTTAAACGGAATCGCCGAGAttccaacagctgatatctcggtaaaaaatttacgattctcggtaaaacttttaccgagatttcggtaaacggTAATGTtcaccgagatctcggcaaaaaatttgGAATGCCGAAatttcggtaaaataagtaccgatattcggaattgaaaattaccgaattcccAGCTGTTGGGTTCTAGGCGAAACGTtatactgaggtcggtgaaataatttaggTGTTTACATCTTGTCACCTTTCCCAGATAAAAACgtaccattcagtgaatggaataaaccattaatgtacaatataacgtattggatacaatacagcgtattgtaattgaatgtcgaagcaacattattcttgtttgaatatacaattcaaaaacaatataatatattgtaacagaacactgtattgttttttattggttttataccttacaattttggtcaaattcctatttttgcgtaaaacatctgttgcttttttctgtgtagcttgTCTGAAAGAAGTAAataaaacaagttcagaaagcaagaaatgttgggtgaaaaatattaaacaagtaaaaataagtagttttgtagaagtcaaccacccatacattatattggaaaaatattatattgtttttgtattgtattttttatccgggttaTTCACAGAGGAGAAATTGATCATATTAATTATTGCTTGAAATGTAAGCACAGGAACAATTTTTCAGCATGTGTAAAATATACACAAATTTTGTCTTGTTTCACAAGAGCCCGTATAGGTGCGCGAATCAATACGCCTCCAAGcgcgaaacgcaacatactgttagccatctatactttggtagcgcaactagtcaaatgatgagagatttgattttccacgcatccatcacatgccgctgtggggataaatgttttattttcctgatgaAAGACGGTTGACAGTGAAAtagttaggcggaaaaggtagaaatatccattctctatgttctacatacgtttatttattgtattattacactactttcataaaaaatttagatccagctggtaggagcactagttcgAGGTTGGAAAATCacgatatgtgaggttagtttcattggaactttcgcctgagcgatttttgcgcttgaataaaacacgttacgggacattctccgctacccctaaaataccattgggtagataaataaattctctaccattggatctcattcaattcCATGCATAACTTCACTtgagcggtgaaaataaatattttgttccgattGTTTTGAAATCATGTATGGGTTTGACATTGCTGTCGtaaaccatcatcatgacgactcAGTTGACAGCTAATACACGTAGCATTCGGACCTGTTCAGAATTCCTCCCGTGCAATTTCGGCGAAAATGAGTGTTGTTCGAAAAAACACTTTGGTGGTGGATTTTAGTGTTCTTTCGTCGCGACCTGATGTTGCAAAAATGCAGCATTTTCTGGAACACGAATTGAAATTGGATCTTTCGGATGCCAAGAGTGTCCAACTGCATAACACCCGTAAATgcgttttcatagaaatggtggACCGTGCCACAGCACAACGCTATGAAAACGCACACAACATCAAGCGAGTTTGTACTTGTAACgacaaactattcaaaattcctGTGTATGTAGATAGCGAGGCAGTGAGTGTTCGTGTTCATGATCTTCCTCCATCCGTAccacattagactggcccagctcagtatgggagaaaattaaagttgtatgattccacggggcaccccccacgattatttcttggggttagaggaagcctttctaaaaaattcagctcatttggtcgttccatgagctggcgcatttgaattgaagttaatatgggattttcagctcaaacatatgagcaacagcacatcatctactgtttagttcaggaaaattgatgatcgcgttcaattggacccagaatgtcaaaaacactacttgatgtaatggcgaagaatattgtagaagattgtaccatgatcaaaattaatatagttggtgttttaaccatctgaagtatatcatgcagtactgcttgtatttcttcaacatagcttggaggtagccactaagcgcatcatagccacctatgacgctgggcgagctgaggcacatatcgcatgcatataagtgactgtacgagAGTGCTGACCagagcctaactttcaacaactgaaagagtaatgaaaatgagactGAATCCAGAtaaaaccttctgcaattatgttcattagggtatcaactagtgtattatagtcattctgggcttatttgaacgcgaacaattagtatacggaacgaaacagtgacataggatcaattttcaatacatttgagacgaatatcccatacaaacttcaaatcgaatgcgccagctggtggagcaaccaattgagttgaaattttgagagagcgtttttcttaccctaaggcttatatctagggggtgccccgttgagttttacaacttttttgtttaagggccagtctagtacCACATACGACTGTTGTTAACTTCATGATGCAGTTTGGGGAAGTGCTTTCCATACAAAGCGAACGTTGGAGACACTATTTTCTCGGATTACCAAATGGAGTTCGCGTACTGCAAATGAGGATTGAACACCATATTCCGTCATTCCTAACGATCGCCAATGAGGTATGTTACGTGGAGCACCCGAACCAGATCAAAACCTGCAATCGGAACATCTAAAGCAGCCATGTCAGAAGGTAGACGTAAAAAAAACAAGACCACGACGCAAGGAGCAACCGCAGCATTACCACCAACAAGCGAACCAAAATTCAACGAGGCTGACTTTCCACCGATAAGCAACGACCAACACGAGCTTGGATCGACAACCGTACCTACGGTCACCGAGAAGCAGGCAGAGCAACACAACAGTGAAAGCGACGACTATGACAACGACGGGATCGATAGAtcatccacagacaaacagacgtaacacttagaacaaattttaatcaaaatcatagtcacgaagacatgtacgcccaatgctataatcggtgtgtttggccgacggaccaacagatggcggtagtgtgtaaacgtcaaacacaaacaaaaacgatacgagcgctgcgggtggcggatcggccacctaccatatttttgaatcgaccgttaaaaaggtggtcgatggacatcgatgagagtgtgacgtctgtttgtctgtggatcaTCTTTCACATACGAGGCCAACGATGGTAGCAACAAGCGACGATTGTCAACTAGGCTTAagctacactgaaatgaattttattgtagaaactactgaatccatggtaaaattaagaactgcaccaacgattttcaaccgactacattattctgttaactctaccaaaacatagtcaacatcactacacaagaaaatatattctgtttatttaactagagttgtagtatttatgacCAGAAACATTgtagatttgacaagtttggcattatacttttgaccacactgtgttgtacggtggatgtcacggattgaaatacaatgcttaaTAGTCAAGGTTACTATGGACATAgccaaatttactgcactgctcagtgatttttaccagattatagtaaacttaacagatttttgtagtcggttgaaaatcgttggtgcagttcttaattctaccatggattcggtagattatacaacaaaattttattggaCTTGGTTTAGTGTGTATATAGCCTTTTTCACTTTAAGCTGCATGGGATAAGATTTTGACGTTCGTGTTCCGGTAATGTCAAAAACTAACGGGCGGCCGATTTGCAACTTGCGCTTTAACGGATGTTTTGACAGCTGTTGTCACGAAGTTGTCTCTCTTCTCTCCTTCACTCGCAtctgttttcatttttcttcttcCTTCCCTCTTGTTCAATCGAAACAGTAACGGAACGGACGACGAACGAGTGAGAGAGAGCGAAACAGAGCGCAAAGGAGCGCAAGCAGGAGCAGCGGGTTTTCGCTTTTGCTGTCAAAACAAAGGAGGGAGAAAAGCAGCCAACAATCTGCAAAAAGTGGCAGCCAGCAGTTTTCCAAGGCAGTGCGAGTGTGGAAAGggcttttattttcatccaaaaatattttttccgctGTTTTCCTTCGGAACAAAAGGTGGCATTTTCTCTCCGTTCCGATTTGACCCGAATTTCCAGTGGAAAAGCGTACGGCAAAAGGCGACCCGAATCGAAGGATCGAATTTCCTGGTTTTCTTGCATTTTGTTCGTGCTCTCCGAGAAGGAAAATATGGAACGAGGCATTGGGTAAGTGGTTTGTAGTTTTTTCTTCTCCACGTACGGAATCTATAATGAAGAGGCAGCAGGTATATCTCTTCCGCATATGTGTACGGCCAAAAAGGTAGGGGAAGGGCAGGGGCCATTCGATTGTTTTTCCAGCCTATGTTTTGATTTTCCCCATTTACAACAATCGATtgataatgtttatttttgcagcCGACAGGGACCGATGATGTCCTCTCCGGGAATGTCCCGACGGCCTGGTGGTGGAATGCCACCTCGGGATAGCTATCAATCACATTCATCATAccatcagcagcagcagtcCAGTCCACATCAACATCACCAGCAATCGCAAcaacatcagcagcagcaacaacagcatTCGCCAGCAAGTCAATTCCAGCATTCGCAGCATGATGAGCTGATACGATACATTCATGAGGCATGGAATACGGTAAGTGCTGAATCCCGAGACCCCTGGCCAGATATTGAGATAAGCCAGTCGCGTATTGTTCATCCCTTCCCCGTTGTAGAGGATTTGTTGGCAGTAACTACAATAGTGCAATCTGCTTTCACTTTTTTTTGCTCTCTGTTAAGTGCCACTGGCTCTGTCAAGTAGTGTCAGTGTTTAGCGGGATGATAGCGAGATGCCTTCTTTGCACCCCCCAATCACCTTTCTGAGCTGACTGTTGGTTGGGATTGGAGGAAGTATTTACTCATTACCTTGTACACCAAGTAATGGAGTATTGTCACGCTCTCCTGTTGTTAGATAGTGTCTGTTTGTATGGTTTATGATAATTGGCAAACCTTCGCAATGGGCTACGCTAATCAGTTGTAGAATTCTGAACTATGGTAGTGCATCATCGGTTCACTGTTTATCAGTAAGGGCATGGTACCCTTTAAGAAGGTTGCAGATCTCGTGCAAGTTGTTCATTAGAATGCATTGCATTGCGTTCAGCAATTTGAAGATGTCTTTTATCCCTTACTCAAGGCTGGATAGCGACTGAATGTCTCAAAAAAATAGGAAATCTAGAGACCTTATGTTTGGAAAAGAGACTAAACAGGAATCAAAACGAGAccatgctgaaaaaaaaactaatccaaACAGGAATCAGGAGTTGAAATCGAGAGAATCCGGTTACCTATTTCTATTTCTTTGAGAATCAAAGAATCAGTTGATATTACTAATATTGAACAACTCAACCCCAAACAATAGATTCCAccatgaatttcatcagaaactcCTTAGAAGATTTTCCGAAATTTTGTATTCTTCTGTTCTTAACTTTACAGTATCGTTCAATCGATTTTGATGAGATATTGAGTAAAAATAGCCAATTTGTTAGGGGAAggtggtccaattcggaccctgttctaattcggaccatcaaacatttctcaatactggcgctatTGTAGATCGTGTGTACCGTTTTTCTACCCACCGTCTAGCTAGGATCTAACACAAAACATTTGACGCCTTCCAGttaattcgtttgatttttatgttagtttgttgttttgaagtgctctagtGTGCTATCGGTTAGCATTATTTCCAAGCCTCTGGAATTGACAGTAATTCTCCAATCTTTCTGTGTTAATTTATATTCGAATCCCCCAAGActaagctttcatctgaccatatggttttcAAATGTTTATGCACTTtttgtgctcaactagtttgaatatctcaaaatattggtccaatccggaccttttgatatggttcaatacggGCCTCTTGCTTTTTCAACAAACGAAGTTATTTCAAAAGCTCCAATCCGTGAAAGTCTTCTCGACTTGCCagaaaatcacagaagttgtaatattTATGGATGGTGCCTTTGTTCCTGTTGCGGTAAAGTAAAAGTCttcgaaaaatctttgaaatacaGTAGTCGACAAAAAAAAGTAATCAATAAATCAGCTACTTGAAAAGAATCTCTATTAATACCACTGCCTATTTTGGATACAGCGTTCCAAATTTGTATGGCAGcacgaaacaaaaaacaaaacgttTACGAGTGCTCAGAACAATACAATCAACTTTCTCTTACCCgatgtaatgtttttttttacatgaaaataatcactttaataTAGCGTATTTTGACCCTAAAATGTAAGTATGTCGATACTTCTCCAACTCGATGTCCCAAGATTCGATGCTGTCTCCTTCAGTTTTCCTAAATTTTTAACTCCTAACCTTTTCAACCCGATATGTTCATGCCATGATTCTCACCCTTTCTCTATCATTATTATCGAGATTTTAAGCCCTGAGCTAGTACATCTCggtaccaacggctttacttctcttccgaaggaagtcgtcacaatAACATTTACATCATACGTGACTACccttggggatgggattcgatcccaggtcctcggcgtgagaggcgtgttttCCAACCTCTACATCAAGTCCGTCACTAATATgattcttgttgaaattttactatattttaagcaaaatggctttttatgttttttgtcaaaataacaaaaagctccataatttgaaaaaatattttctctatCTCGATATGTCCAATACACAACGTTCAATTTaaaatcgagttagggaaagttcactgtacttaattttgaatttgtttcagaTTTCacccatgttttttttaatgaaattcacattttacttgaGGTTCTGACTCGAACTAAATTGGAATTTTTCGCGCATAAATGGCGAACAACATTATCGATGATAGTTCGATTTGAGTTAATATCATTGCGTTTATTACCGAATTTCATTAATTGGcttatgaaattcattactgaaattcttcaccaaaaccataagtaaaacttacaaatttcaacaataatcgttgtggcgccaaatcataattattccttaagaaactattaagtttttttgcctcagtgtaataTATATCTAacttaacatttgaaaagggcctatcttcaaaacgtaaacattgatgaattttcaattgaagattccgtatcatatttataattcctattttaaacccattagcatttttactagtttcatacctgtGTTCGACACCCTTTAAAGTCGGTTGCGTGGCCCATAATGTTTCAaatctcaaataacacaactcctaaaaattgttgaattcaaacttCATCGGCCGATAGGCTCttttatgaatcttcaaaccagttaggccctttcagttagcccctttgattgaacatggtttcagttaggcccttttaaaatttgctaattttattgatttttgaattggtttgcacgaatcttgaacaaaatttaacgattatgtgaaaaaacactatataatagataaatgttggaaattttcgtttgaagattcagtaccatattgattattcctatttcaaacccattcgcttttttaatattttcatacttggggaagatccaaaaatgatgtccatcgtttttcgggatttctagaatcCCCTActccctctgtcacgctttttccaatagtggtttctgcgctcatGTACATATACGATAAAtttcaccaacactacttaaaaattgctggtggaaaatataaacaaagatcagctgttcccagcaaaaccaaatggcagtattttcaaccagcaaatttgtgCATGtcttcgtgacaccgctcggcgagagctcaatacccaatccatgcactgtcacactttcgaaCATCCCCCAATTCATGGATGTCATTTTCGGATGAccccttgtgttcgacactaataatggtctattacgtgactcacaacgatttgaatttcaaatagcacaacaacttgtataaatagttcaattcaaaaatcatcggcagataggcacTTTTacgaattggcttgtttaggggtatccagttttttacatattatgattctacgttaaaaattgagcaagaatccaaagtttcataattttccgtgccctggaagtATTTTACAAACACGTTTGATgttagtatggaaatcgattttgaatcacccctcggaaaATTTTACTAAGgggcgagctgtcattatgtggattgaaatgtcattgagtctacagattgaaatttttataaatcatttataatgtcaaaattgagatattgaagcgcaataaaattgtgttatacttaggaaaatgtactctttcgatcaagctatgaaaatctgtaactttttcatcgctaaacaacccaattctcaaaccagttaggccctttttgaatttgctaattttattgattattgaaaggatttgcataattcttcgacaaaatgattatgtgagaaaaaaaaacacaatatcataatagctaaatattggaaactattctataAAAAATCAGCAGCATATTGATTATTGGCATTTCAAACCCATTTACTTTTCTTACTCGTTTTATATTTGTGTTCgacactcattatggtttattacgtggTCCAGAACGTTGGAAATCTCAAATATCATAACGAATTGTGAAAatggttgcattcaaatatcatcagcagttaggcccttttatgaatCTCCAAACCAGTTaagccctttcagttaggccctttgattgaacatggtttcagttaagCCCCTTCAgttggcttatggaaatcgattggactacccgcagagcactctcctacctgctcggtgtgagagtaagagagcagaagagagtgaaattagatgtaaatatagattcgTTGAAAATAGTTAGTGTTATTGAGTTTTGGCTAGTTCTGACAATGACAACTATAAATGTCTACTTGTCAACTTCaccgaaacaatatttttcagagTAGATCGTTGAAAGGTttacataatatttattttacaatcattgTGTCAAAATTAAAGATTACTCGCACCGCTATCGCACTGTACCCAGATTATTTCCCGAAGAACTTAAGTAAATATTTCGTAGACATTCCCAgcagaaaatgtaaaaaaattccTGGGAAAAGTTTTGGGGAAAATTCTGGCAAAACGTAGAAAGCTGCATTAGGatgatttataaaatatttcttttatccgaaatattttataaacttttggtaaaaacaacgaccaatatttgatctgaGAAATCTACGGCTTTAGAATAAATTCGAGACCAGCTTTCTAAAAAAGCATTCTATAAAAATCTGCGGAAGATTACCCAGAGACGGCTAGAGATTACAAAAAATCCAGAGTTTTTCAGAAACTCGTCCAGGACTTCAATAGTTAGTACTTATTTTGCTGgaaattatttcggaaatttcatttgcaatatcatcaaataaaaaaaatgtttttattgataaatccttgacacatttttttacacGACTTAGGTCaactatttctatacaaaaacaagtttctataatgaatttttgaacattGTTTGGAAATAATAATTAATCAATGGCGATTACCTAACGTCAAATCCACCTgtccattatttttaacaacaaATATGCGATTTCCATCGGTTACTGTTTACTTTATAATCTAGGTATGCAACCTTAGTCATTTTCTAGGTCGTAGATCAGATAAAATGTGAGGTTACAAGTTGCCACTGAGTGATGATCATTTTCAGTAATTCATTTATTAAAACGTTCAGTTGAAATATAGATATGCGTGCCTCAAAATGGAATcattgaatctatgacaaaaggtcgaaagacaaaaggccgaaaggacagaaggtcgaaagacaaaaggtcgaagaacaaaaaaaaagggacaaaagctcgaaaatcttttttcaaagaaggaaaaatttcccaccaagcaaatcgttttcgaccttttgtcctttcgactttttgcctttcgaccttttgttctttcgacgttttgtctttcgaccttttgtccataaaccgttctggagttattgtttatttgggaaaatggtttaattttacagaaattatgTCACAAATTTAGCATGAGTTTATATTTTTCGTTTGGTTTTGAAGTtcgtcaagattttttttttaatgttctgaATATCATTCATGATTTTCGCCACAATTTTGTCTACAATCAAATATTTCCCCTCGATATATTCCACATATTTGTTAAGAAACGCTTCAAGTAATTCGTTTTGCATCTCTatttcaaaatcttcaatgaattttcaCCAGAATTTTCCTCATGAACAGGAATTTTGTTTCTATCACGGTTTTGTTTACCAAAGTTCATATAGGCATTTGATTTTTTGTGGTATTTTTTTGACTAAAATCATAAAACTtctgttttcaaagttttaaaaatatttcgatattccttgggggaccgacatttcccATATAACATTTATTTGGCCACTATTTTGTTTTTCACCAATttatcataaaataaaatatgggctgTGCAATGTTAGATAAtgaggagcttctctgaaaataaTCATGCAAATCGGTTGAGTCGTCTCcaagaaatcttaaaattagAATAttgtgttttttgaagttttcaaactcctCCTTCGGCCAGAGTGGTACCACAAGCATAAATGCTCATATTTCAAAATCGTGTCACAACAGACTCTCATCAAAGTGTTTCTAAAAATGAAGAACTGAACACGagaaaaaattctgtagcctaagATATTAAAGTGGGCTACGGCTACGCGTCGGCCCCAAGGAATTtgggaatatctccggatccagacaaccaatgaataaaatcagcacatattctaaaaatagaagtgttttttgagaacttgtgaaaaaaatgtgcaaacatatttaaaaacaaaacactTATCGTGATGTGAATATTtattgttgtaaaaaaatgatgctCGAGGGGTAAATATACATGTAACACGTATTTtcatttttagtcatttttatGGCTAACACTTGTAGTTTTCAAGTCACTTCTTGGTCACTATTTAGTcacttttttaatcattttggtcactaaagtcactagaGTATGGTGGGCCAAAAGTTCGACCATAGTGGTATAATCGAAATTTCCAGAAAtgcaatagcagttgaaaagaaaaaaataccacGCAAtcaaccttcaacatattggttctaattttgctgaacaaactttagTTAAAATagttacccatttttagttataacaatttcaaaattgattgtcttaaacgaacttttgccccaccggtggggcaagagttcgaatctagtgtggggcaaaagttcgctgatttaaacacaaaatatcgatacttttatgacaggcatactttataccagccataaacttatgtttacagaaaaatacacactaaactttcatcaaaaatttgcccaaaacagagttaattgtaatatacccaaaattagcagtttttcgcaaaacaaagtagaaattaaaatgatgtaaaaaactaaatttgggaagaaatggcacttggtgcggtttagcagaaccccgaccatatacagtaccgtaaggacgccattcacc includes:
- the LOC5580260 gene encoding E3 ubiquitin-protein ligase TRIM33 — protein: MERGIGRQGPMMSSPGMSRRPGGGMPPRDSYQSHSSYHQQQQSSPHQHHQQSQQHQQQQQQHSPASQFQHSQHDELIRYIHEAWNTITQDKSQNPPVFFKSVPEPRLAGFTPFDLEAYWGRRLVHKINISAHGHQ